In one window of Henckelia pumila isolate YLH828 chromosome 1, ASM3356847v2, whole genome shotgun sequence DNA:
- the LOC140889205 gene encoding F-box protein At3g12350-like, translating into MESDLVQLSSFSDLPEDAQLRVLSFVSRPNLKAFACTSKKFSALCTNDDRLWLLKCTRRWGSRTQITKWGGGNIISYKALFNLLKDYETLIRFWIYINESKELMPLSSPPLLLFEWCSFYITGYRVSPSKDGGYGVIKTPFIWITATCDGEGLVYLDTSNGTVSLTEEDLLREDSEKLRTTELIIAEVDTQKYNVLLTIGENQDFSDFRRQLSDAEEYENVYRSPPDELMTQIREAVLTNTIPEDYEYYSSKKLNSRQRRRRRRAEEQMASALQWETSYFLQLHKRYYNYSHSDPYQPLQGLWKGIGRNKSLNFYIVTYTIYMGEFSCKMAGSSVTSQITDGLVFSALMKPYIEPPFSSKERHMYDYRLHLRPAAGYHDDQPDPTSSDVVRIYYANMGPESRPPEEIGQAGGRIWQYADGSFGFGSLKDHYIIHLKPMVLEDDTHQLLDLISMGD; encoded by the exons ATGGAATCAGATCTTGTTCAACTTTCTTCATTCAGCGATTTACCCGAGGATGCGCAGCTTCGCGTCCTCTCATTCGTGAGCCGACCGAACTTGAAGGCGTTCGCCTGCACTTCCAAGAAATTCTCTGCTCTCTGCACAAACGACGATCGCCTCTGGCTTCTCAAGTGCACCCGCCGATGGGGCTCCCGCACCCAAATCACCAAATGGGGCGGCGGCAACATCATCTCCTACAAGGCCCTCTTCAACTTGCTCAAAGATTACGAGACCCTCATCAGGTTTTGGATTTACATTAACGAATCCAAGGAATTAATGCCGCTGTCATCTCCCCCTCTATTGCTCTTCGAATGGTGTTCTTTCTACATCACCGGATACAGGGTTTCGCCGTCCAAAGACGGCGGCTACGGTGTGATAAAGACACCCTTCATATGGATTACCGCTACTTGTGATGGGGAGGGGCTTGTTTATCTAGACACCAGCAATGGCACGGTTTCTTTGACGGAGGAGGATTTGTTGAGGGAAGATTCAGAGAAACTGCGAACTACTGAACTGATAATAGCAGAGGTTGATACACAAAAATATAATGTACTCCTCACGATTGGGGAGAATCAGGATTTTTCTGATTTTCGGAGGCAGCTGAGTGATGCGGAGGAGTACGAGAATGTTTACAGATCGCCGCCAGATGAGTTGATGACACAGATCCGTGAGGCCGTACTCACAAACACTATCCCCGAGGATTATGAATATTATTCATCCAAGAAACTGAATTCGAGGCAAAGGAGGAGACGGCGAAGGGCGGAGGAGCAAATGGCCAGCGCTTTACAATGGGAGACCTCTTACTTCTTGCAACTACACAAAAGATATTACAATTACTCTCATTCCGATCCGTATCAACCATTGCAAGGCCTTTGGAAG GGTATAGGTCGTAACAAAAGCTTGAACTTTTATATAGTCACATATACTATATACATGGGCGAATTCTCTTGCAAAATGGCTGGAAGCTCCGTCACATCTCAAATCACCGATGGCTTAGTATTTTCGGCTTTGATGAAACCTTACATCGAACCTCCATTTTCTTCTAAAGAGAGACACATGTATGATTATCGTCTGCATCTACGCCCCGCCGCGGGATATCATGATGATCAACCTGATCCCACGTCTTCAGATGTGGTGCGCATTTACTATGCAAATATGGGACCTGAATCAAGGCCCCCCGAGGAAATTGGGCAAGCCGGCGGGAGAATCTGGCAATACGCTGACGGGtcttttggattcgggtcactCAAGGATCATTACATCATCCATCTGAAACCTATGGTACTCGAAGATGACACTCACCAGCTTCTTGATCTTATCAGTATGGGAGATTAG
- the LOC140865617 gene encoding F-box protein At3g12350-like, giving the protein MEFVLPFAFSDFPEDVQIRILSFLDPSELESFARTSTTSLALCRDDERLWFLKCGRRWGSQTQIKNWGGRKISYRHLYHLLEKYENLIGFWFLDYYSTISPSLSTFLVCFEWGSFYITGYRVSPSKSGGYGVTKKPFLWITATSNGKGLNYLDTDGRVSLTDKDLLREDSEKLRGELILVDIQFALNCHLLMWENPQFFEFRRRLSTRVEYESVYGCPPDRLMAQICGILGGKHSLTRDTTSKKERRQRVQTWDSQHFRKAIDSPTPSRPLQGLWKGVSPNGSLNLYWVSYREVIDYILCENVGGSSKIESYEAFRALSTVFMESPYPPEEESRYSSRVHVRPPRAIHSDDHDLWGIFYADSSCNSNPSYLSGNMDDADGRIWVYTNGTFGFGFLRDDFIVDLKPVVKNGCLLDLTM; this is encoded by the exons ATGGAATTTGTTCTTCCATTTGCATTCAGTGATTTTCCGGAGGATGTGCAGATTCGGATCCTCTCATTTCTCGACCCATCGGAGCTTGAGTCGTTTGCGCGCACCTCCACCACGTCCCTCGCTCTCTGCCGTGACGACGAGCGGCTTTGGTTTCTCAAGTGCGGCCGCCGATGGGGCTCCCAAACCCAAATCAAGAATTGGGGCGGCCGAAAGATCTCATACAGACACCTCTACCACCTGCTTGAAAAGTACGAGAACCTAATAGGATTTTGGTTCTTGGATTATTACTCGACGATATCGCCATCGTTATCTACATTCCTAGTATGCTTCGAGTGGGGTTCTTTTTACATCACAGGATACAGGGTTTCGCCGTCCAAATCTGGAGGATACGGCGTGACAAAGAAACCCTTCTTGTGGATTACCGCTACCTCTAATGGGAAAGGGCTGAATTATCTGGACACCGATGGGAGAGTTTCGTTAACAGACAAGGATCTGTTGAGGGAAGATTCTGAGAAACTGAGGGGTGAGCTGATTCTCGTGGATATTCAATTTGCATTGAATTGCCACCTGTTGATGTGGGAGAATCCCCAATTCTTCGAGTTCAGGAGGCGATTGAGCACTCGGGTGGAGTACGAGAGTGTTTACGGATGTCCTCCTGATAGATTGATGGCGCAGATTTGCGGGATACTCGGAGGCAAGCATAGCCTTACTCGTGACACCACTTCGAAAAAGGAGAGGAGGCAGCGCGTGCAAACATGGGACTCGCAACATTTTCGAAAAGCAATCGATTCCCCCACTCCTTCTCGACCATTACAAGGACTTTGGAAG GGTGTGTCCCCTAACGGAAGCTTGAATTTGTATTGGGTCTCCTATCGCGAAGTTATTGACTATATTTTGTGCGAAAATGTGGGCGGCTCCTCCAAAATTGAATCTTATGAAGCATTCAGAGCTTTATCTACTGTGTTCATGGAATCTCCATATCCTCCGGAGGAGGAATCGAGGTACAGTTCTCGTGTTCATGTTCGGCCGCCGCGTGCCATTCATTCGGACGACCATGATTTGTGGGGCATATTTTATGCGGATTCAAGTTGTAACTCGAATCCATCGTATTTATCTGGGAATATGGATGATGCTGACGGGAGAATTTGGGTCTATACGAATGGGACATTTGGATTTGGGTTTCTTCGAGATGATTTTATTGTCGATCTCAAGCCTGTGGTGAAAAATGGCTGCCTTCTTGATCTTACGATGTAA
- the LOC140887103 gene encoding F-box protein At3g12350-like — protein sequence MDPIVPLSWSDFPEDVQLCILSFLRRSERESFACTSKKFFALCNTDERLWFLKCSRSWGSQTQIQKWGGGKISYRNLFHLLNLYGNLIGFWNDYYSEKNPSPNSKLILFEWGSFYITGYRVSPSKCGGYDVVKKPFLWITATADGQMLNYLDRNETLPLTEQDLFRQDSEKLRTGDLILVDIYLTEDRGMTFRENSHFLEFRKLLDTGNRREEYDTVFRSPPDGLMAQLRVILASKASVTGNLPSKKERRREWQREKDQQRRVCKWRSKCFLKIKEPSPTPSRPLQGLWKGIGPNESLNFYLVLYGKLNNFMICEAVVGNYFTNQFDRQIAFLAFTTTAFVESPTLGSEEEHTYNARTHLRPIANQARRDRATSFEDEALDVSRICFVLSLDQYLAPGNQSGNMPDGRVWLYANGTFGFGYLRDDYIVDLRPIAKNGYVLDSI from the exons ATGGATCCCATTGTTCCCTTATCATGGAGCGATTTCCCAGAAGATGTGCAGCTCTGCATCCTCTCATTCCTCCGGCGATCGGAGCGTGAGTCGTTTGCCTGCACCTCCAAGAAATTTTTTGCTCTCTGCAACACCGACGAGCGGCTTTGGTTTCTCAAGTGCAGCCGCTCGTGGGGATCCCAAACCCAAATCCAGAAATGGGGCGGCGGCAAAATATCTTACCGAAACCTCTTCCACTTGCTAAACCTGTACGGGAACCTAATCGGATTTTGGAACGACTACTACTCCGAAAAAAACCCATCACCTAATTCGAAACTCATACTGTTTGAATGGGGTTCGTTTTACATCACCGGGTACAGGGTTTCGCCGTCGAAATGTGGGGGATACGATGTGGTAAAGAAACCCTTCCTGTGGATCACGGCTACGGCTGATGGGCAGATGCTGAATTATCTCGACAGGAATGAAACACTTCCCTTGACAGAGCAGGATCTGTTTCGCCAAGATTCAGAGAAATTGCGCACTGGTGATTTGATTTTAGTGGACATCTATTTGACGGAAGATCGTGGCATGACGTTCCGGGAGAATAGCCATTTTTTGGAGTTCAGGAAGCTACTGGACACTGGGAATAGACGCGAAGAGTACGACACTGTGTTCCGATCGCCGCCCGATGGGTTGATGGCACAGCTGCGCGTGATACTGGCAAGCAAGGCTAGCGTTACTGGTAATCTGCCGTCGAAGAAGGAGCGGAGGAGAGAATGGCAGAGGGAGAAAGATCAGCAGCGGCGCGTGTGCAAATGGCGCTCCAAATGTTTTCTGAAAATAAAGGAGCCCTCCCCCACTCCGTCTAGACCACTGCAAGGCTTGTGGAAG GGTATAGGTCCTAACGAAAGCTTGAATTTTTATCTAGTGTTGTATGGCAAATTAAACAACTTTATGATTTGTGAAGCCGTGGTGGGAAACTACTTCACAAATCAGTTTGATCGTCAGATAGCGTTTTTAGCTTTTACAACTACAGCTTTCGTCGAGTCGCCGACCTTGGGTTCTGAGGAGGAACATACTTACAATGCTCGCACGCATCTTCGGCCCATTGCTAATCAAGCCAGACGTGATCGTGCAACTTCATTTGAGGATGAAGCTCTAGATGTATCGCGAATTTGTTTCGTCTTGTCACTTGATCAGTACCTAGCTCCTGGAAATCAATCTGGGAATATGCCCGACGGGAGAGTATGGCTTTATGCGAACGGGACGTTTGGGTTCGGGTATCTGAGAGATGATTACATTGTTGATCTGAGGCCTATAGCAAAAAATGGCTACGTTCTTGATTCTATATGA